The following proteins are encoded in a genomic region of Liolophura sinensis isolate JHLJ2023 chromosome 7, CUHK_Ljap_v2, whole genome shotgun sequence:
- the LOC135471803 gene encoding forkhead box protein E4-like gives MQSMKLGSNCTPGRQPSAGGGTLPLHHHIPSNETATISSVSLPVHMNNGYCRRMPSYPSESNNLHLQNRLFCEDQTNRSFYRGGCAIYSSDNVEVGAKQASLQQPFINISVDPVKENRWLEKEVSNSKDGLYPIKNSNTDAYMLQMPLSRRTEEAASNLEQAVNGTISSDQELTKQIPTKDKNGLAITHSEKIGEVLTIEHRDDGRSLVDVKPTLSYIGLIAKAIMESPQSRLSLGSIYTWIESNYPYYRNRGQGWRNSVRHNLSLNDCFIKAGRCEDGKGNYWAIHPANLQDFLRGDFRQRRRSRRRGRRKETDLGMFHMAPNGYIGAVASSLPPGVAFNSPPPINSLYSPYTEAERRAYRLDEALLRQSMNNPFVKWYNGTNGSYPGSTPNSSMYPSSLTQWQAYHDGTSPTMYQFAGFSTTR, from the coding sequence ATGCAGAGCATGAAGTTGGGTTCTAACTGTACGCCCGGCCGCCAACCATCAGCGGGTGGGGGGACCTTGCCGCTCCACCATCACATCCCATCAAACGAGACGGCAACCATTTCCAGTGTCAGCCTTCCGGTACACATGAACAACGGGTACTGCAGACGCATGCCTTCCTATCCATCAGAATCTAACAACCTACATCTACAGAACCGACTCTTTTGTGAGGACCAAACGAACAGGTCTTTCTATCGTGGCGGTTGTGCAATTTACTCTTCGGATAATGTGGAGGTCGGCGCAAAGCAGGCCTCCTTGCAGCAACCGTTTATCAACATCTCTGTTGATCCTGTCAAAGAGAACAGGTGGTTAGAGAAAGAAGTCTCTAACAGCAAAGATGGTCTCTACCCTATCAAGAACTCTAACACCGACGCTTACATGCTCCAAATGCCCCTTAGTCGCCGTACAGAGGAAGCTGCCAGTAATCTCGAACAGGCTGTCAACGGCACCATATCATCTGATCAGGAGTTAACAAAGCAAATCCCCACAAAAGACAAGAATGGTTTGGCCATCACTCATTCAGAGAAAATCGGTGAAGTCTTAACGATAGAACATAGGGACGATGGACGCAGCTTAGTGGATGTGAAACCCACATTGTCTTACATCGGACTGATAGCCAAGGCGATAATGGAAAGTCCACAAAGCCGCCTAAGTTTAGGGTCTATATATACTTGGATAGAGAGTAACTACCCATATTATAGGAACCGAGGACAAGGTTGGAGGAATTCTGTGCGACATAACCTTTCCCTTAACGACTGTTTCATCAAAGCGGGCAGGTGCGAGGACGGCAAAGGAAACTACTGGGCAATACACCCGGCAAACCTGCAAGACTTCCTAAGGGGGGATTTCCGCCAGAGACGACGCTCCAGACGCCGCGGAAGAAGGAAGGAAACAGATCTCGGAATGTTTCACATGGCTCCGAACGGCTACATTGGTGCCGTTGCTTCCTCCCTTCCTCCTGGAGTTGCCTTCAATTCACCGCCCCCCATCAACTCGCTGTACTCGCCCTACACCGAAGCGGAGCGGCGTGCATACAGGCTGGACGAGGCACTCCTCAGACAGAGTATGAACAATCCATTTGTGAAATGGTACAATGGGACGAACGGTAGCTATCCTGGCTCAACCCCCAACTCGTCTATGTACCCATCGTCCCTTACCCAGTGGCAAGCTTACCACGACGGTACATCGCCAACTATGTATCAGTTCGCTGGCTTTTCCACTACTAGATAG